One segment of Patulibacter sp. SYSU D01012 DNA contains the following:
- a CDS encoding VTT domain-containing protein, whose product MLPSLTAEITAPLALLPNWLSPEHIFIEYGLIAILIIIFAETGLLIGFFLPGDTLLFSAGILSYTQPDSDPLWMFLVLVPIAAILGNVVGYEIGRRAGPALFTRPDSKLFRRDHLERSHVFFEKYGPITVFLARFVPIVRTFIAVVAGAVSMNLRVFVLWSIIGAVAWTSGIILLGHLTAYLLPKSAVDFIQGHIDLLIVGVVLLTVVGIAVEQYRHRRKPQSDAA is encoded by the coding sequence GTGCTGCCCTCCCTGACGGCCGAGATCACGGCCCCGCTCGCGCTGCTCCCGAACTGGCTCAGCCCGGAGCACATCTTCATCGAGTACGGCCTGATCGCGATCCTGATCATCATCTTCGCGGAGACGGGCCTGCTCATCGGGTTCTTCCTGCCGGGCGACACGCTCCTCTTCAGCGCGGGCATCCTCTCCTACACGCAGCCGGACTCCGATCCGCTGTGGATGTTCCTCGTCCTCGTGCCGATCGCGGCGATCCTCGGCAACGTGGTGGGCTACGAGATCGGCCGGCGCGCCGGCCCCGCGCTGTTCACGCGCCCGGACTCGAAGCTCTTCCGGCGCGACCACCTGGAGCGCTCGCACGTCTTCTTCGAGAAGTACGGCCCGATCACGGTCTTCCTGGCGCGCTTCGTGCCGATCGTGCGCACGTTCATCGCCGTCGTCGCGGGCGCCGTCAGCATGAACCTGCGCGTGTTCGTGCTCTGGTCGATCATCGGCGCGGTGGCGTGGACGTCGGGGATCATCCTGCTCGGCCACCTGACCGCGTACCTGCTGCCGAAGAGCGCGGTCGACTTCATCCAGGGGCACATCGACCTGCTGATCGTGGGCGTCGTGCTGCTGACGGTGGTCGGCATCGCCGTCGAGCAGTACCGCCACCGGCGCAAGCCGCAGAGCGACGCGGCCTGA
- a CDS encoding GNAT family N-acetyltransferase — protein MSASEAPVRVRPMEPRDHDAVLELNETNVAVLSPMDAERLAWIAGLASAALVAEDDEGVLGFCLAVPAGTAYDSAFYAWFGGRFADFLYLDRVAVGDRARRRGVGTLLYDAAEAAARPHGRMTCEVNVRPANEASLGFHRARGYAALEERPADASGDKRVVMLAKELPAA, from the coding sequence GTGAGCGCCTCCGAGGCCCCGGTGCGAGTCCGGCCGATGGAGCCGCGCGACCACGACGCGGTGCTCGAGCTCAACGAGACGAACGTCGCGGTGCTCAGCCCGATGGACGCCGAGCGGCTGGCGTGGATCGCCGGGCTCGCGTCCGCCGCGCTCGTGGCCGAGGACGACGAGGGCGTGCTCGGCTTCTGCCTCGCCGTCCCCGCCGGCACGGCGTACGACAGCGCCTTCTACGCGTGGTTCGGCGGCCGGTTCGCCGACTTCCTGTACCTGGACCGCGTGGCCGTGGGCGACCGGGCGCGGCGCCGCGGCGTCGGCACGCTGCTCTACGACGCCGCCGAGGCCGCCGCCCGCCCGCACGGGCGGATGACCTGCGAGGTCAACGTGCGGCCGGCGAACGAGGCGTCGCTGGGCTTCCACCGCGCGCGGGGCTACGCCGCGCTCGAGGAGCGCCCCGCCGACGCGTCGGGCGACAAGCGCGTCGTGATGCTCGCGAAGGAGCTGCCGGCCGCCTGA